One genomic region from Salinicola endophyticus encodes:
- a CDS encoding microcin C ABC transporter permease YejB, whose translation MASYVLRRLLLMVPTLLGILLLNFVIVQAAPGGPIDQMMARFEGLSSNASTGLEGGGGDSVGGQRGMRTAGIDDQLRQQLTQEFGFDKPAWERFALMLRDYATFDLGDSLFRGRPVLDLILDRLPVSISLGLWTTLLVYLISIPLGIRKALRHGSAFDVWSSGVVIVGYAIPGFLFAILLIVVFAGGSYLNWFPLRGLTSANFDELSLLGKVQDYFWHITLPVAASAIGSFATLTMLTKNSFLDEIHKQYVLTARAKGASERRVLYGHVFRNAMLIIIAGMPAALIGIFFTGSLLIEVIFSLNGLGLLGFEAVMQRDYPLIFGTLYLYTLIGLLLKLISDLTYVWVDPRIDFATREA comes from the coding sequence ATGGCCAGCTATGTTCTGCGTCGTCTGCTGCTGATGGTCCCCACGCTGCTGGGGATTCTGCTGCTCAATTTCGTGATCGTGCAGGCGGCCCCGGGCGGCCCCATCGACCAGATGATGGCGCGCTTCGAGGGTTTGAGCAGTAACGCCAGCACCGGCCTGGAAGGCGGCGGCGGGGACAGCGTCGGCGGCCAGCGCGGCATGCGCACAGCGGGTATCGACGATCAGCTGCGCCAGCAGTTGACCCAGGAGTTCGGCTTCGACAAGCCGGCCTGGGAGCGTTTCGCGCTGATGCTGCGCGACTACGCCACCTTCGACCTCGGCGACAGCCTGTTCCGCGGACGTCCGGTGCTCGATCTGATTCTCGATCGCCTGCCGGTGTCGATCTCTCTGGGGCTATGGACCACGCTGCTGGTCTACTTGATCTCGATCCCGCTGGGCATTCGCAAGGCGCTGCGCCACGGCAGCGCCTTCGACGTCTGGTCGTCGGGGGTGGTGATCGTCGGCTACGCCATCCCCGGCTTCCTGTTCGCGATCCTGCTGATCGTGGTGTTTGCCGGTGGCAGCTACCTGAACTGGTTCCCCCTGCGCGGGCTGACCTCGGCCAATTTCGACGAGCTTTCGCTGCTCGGCAAGGTGCAGGACTACTTCTGGCACATCACCCTGCCGGTGGCCGCCTCGGCGATCGGCAGCTTTGCCACCCTGACCATGCTGACCAAGAACAGCTTCCTCGACGAGATCCACAAGCAGTACGTGCTCACCGCTCGCGCCAAGGGCGCCTCCGAGCGCCGCGTGCTCTACGGACACGTCTTTCGCAATGCCATGCTGATCATCATCGCCGGGATGCCGGCGGCACTGATCGGTATCTTCTTCACCGGCTCGCTGCTGATCGAGGTGATCTTCTCGCTCAACGGCCTGGGTCTACTGGGGTTCGAGGCGGTGATGCAGCGCGACTATCCGCTGATCTTCGGCACCCTCTACCTGTATACGCTGATCGGCCTGCTGCTCAAGCTGATCTCGGATCTCACCTACGTCTGGGTGGATCCGCGCATCGATTTCGCTACCCGAGAGGCGTGA
- a CDS encoding class I SAM-dependent methyltransferase has protein sequence MSITSTQQRLAEAVRRGRQFWDSGPGAALWRAERACLGPHCEQHHGALSLQLGMAPLISDMSPIRHALEWAPSAALARQPNTLICAPERLPLADDSLDLTVVHHLLEAVERPHQVLQEAARVTRADGRLVVFGWHPYAPTGGVPRRHQPPWQRAWRTPRRLRDWLEFVDFEIERVDYCGFRLPWRSARNRRLETFGRRYNVPLGQAYLLIARRRALPVQPIALREPTLVGAKSGAWLGLARHHLQAPTREAAGATGSPTARSLQDAAVRRLETSHDA, from the coding sequence GTGTCAATCACGTCTACGCAGCAACGGCTCGCCGAAGCGGTCCGGCGCGGCCGCCAATTCTGGGACTCCGGGCCCGGTGCCGCGCTGTGGCGCGCCGAGCGTGCCTGCCTCGGCCCCCACTGCGAGCAGCACCATGGTGCGCTCAGCCTGCAGCTGGGTATGGCGCCACTGATCAGTGACATGAGCCCCATCCGCCATGCGCTGGAGTGGGCGCCCAGCGCGGCGCTGGCGCGCCAGCCCAATACCCTGATCTGCGCGCCGGAGCGCCTGCCGCTGGCCGATGACAGCCTCGACCTGACCGTGGTCCATCATCTGCTCGAGGCGGTCGAGCGCCCCCATCAGGTGTTGCAGGAGGCCGCTCGGGTGACCCGCGCCGACGGCCGACTGGTGGTTTTCGGCTGGCACCCCTATGCCCCGACCGGGGGCGTCCCGCGTCGGCATCAGCCGCCTTGGCAGCGCGCCTGGCGTACCCCCCGGCGGCTGCGCGACTGGCTCGAGTTTGTCGACTTCGAGATCGAGCGAGTAGACTACTGCGGCTTCCGGCTGCCCTGGCGTTCGGCACGCAACCGACGGCTGGAAACATTCGGCCGGCGCTATAACGTGCCGCTGGGGCAGGCCTATCTGTTGATCGCCCGGCGCCGGGCGCTGCCGGTGCAGCCGATTGCGCTGCGCGAGCCCACCCTGGTGGGGGCCAAGTCCGGTGCCTGGCTGGGATTGGCGCGGCATCATCTGCAGGCACCGACACGGGAAGCCGCCGGTGCCACTGGTTCCCCCACGGCGCGCTCGCTGCAAGATGCCGCCGTGCGACGTCTGGAGACGTCGCACGACGCTTGA
- the nudC gene encoding NAD(+) diphosphatase: MNAQGVAPGSGGQGVLERDVAWPPQALRLGFWNDEPVALSIETGDETWPAARDWLAQISPAESELLATALQVSHWERDHRFCGRCGHPTQRLAHEFAMACEQCGLRAYPRISPCIITLVTFGRDMLLARSPRFPPRRYSTLAGFIEPGEAVEGAVRREVMEEVGVEVGRVSFFKSQSWPFPHSLMMGFFAEATSRRIRIDGHEIADAAWFTPERLPELPPSYSISRQLIETHRRAVATR; this comes from the coding sequence ATGAACGCCCAGGGCGTGGCGCCGGGCAGTGGCGGCCAGGGCGTGCTCGAACGTGACGTAGCCTGGCCGCCGCAGGCGCTGCGCCTGGGCTTCTGGAACGACGAGCCGGTGGCGCTGTCGATCGAGACGGGCGACGAGACGTGGCCCGCGGCGCGGGATTGGCTGGCGCAGATATCGCCGGCCGAGAGCGAACTGCTGGCGACGGCGCTGCAGGTCAGCCACTGGGAACGCGATCACCGTTTCTGCGGGCGCTGTGGCCATCCTACCCAGCGCCTGGCACATGAGTTCGCGATGGCCTGCGAGCAGTGCGGTCTGCGTGCCTACCCGCGTATCTCGCCCTGTATCATCACCCTGGTGACCTTCGGCCGCGACATGCTGCTGGCGCGGAGCCCGCGCTTTCCGCCGCGGCGTTACTCGACGCTGGCCGGCTTCATCGAGCCCGGCGAGGCGGTAGAGGGGGCCGTGCGCCGCGAAGTGATGGAGGAGGTCGGCGTCGAGGTGGGGCGGGTCAGTTTCTTCAAGAGCCAGTCATGGCCTTTCCCGCACTCGCTGATGATGGGCTTCTTCGCCGAGGCGACCAGCCGGCGCATTCGTATCGACGGCCACGAGATTGCCGATGCGGCCTGGTTCACGCCGGAACGCCTGCCGGAACTGCCGCCCAGCTACTCGATCTCGCGCCAGCTGATAGAGACTCACCGGCGCGCGGTGGCGACCCGCTGA
- a CDS encoding transglycosylase SLT domain-containing protein — protein MNARSRRRYLVIGLAGSLLCSALPAMAWNDAGQRQSAQPRQATFWSALRLAERPSADAWDTLRRGFALSHETDNPRVARWLEWYRQHPHHVELVAEQARPWLHWVTQRLAANHLPTEIALLPFIESGYNPTATNPGGATGLWQFMPATGDAMGLSRTAWYDGRRDVVAATDAAMRYLRQLADRWYDGDLLLALAAYNAGAGTVNAARDAAANRGEPIDYWHLRLPNETMNYIPRLLALAEVIARPADYDVALPSIPDRTPFVKVATDGPLTLSMAAELSGVDPHTLRQLNPGFKRASTRPREDASILVPVAAKKRFLANLASLPASERTVLDRYVVKRGDTLSGIAARFATSVGDIRRENGLHGNTIRIGQALSVPARALANNSR, from the coding sequence ATGAATGCCCGCTCGAGACGCCGCTATCTGGTCATCGGCCTGGCCGGCAGTCTGCTCTGCTCGGCACTGCCGGCGATGGCCTGGAATGACGCCGGTCAGCGTCAGTCCGCCCAGCCGCGCCAAGCCACCTTCTGGTCAGCGCTGCGCCTGGCCGAACGGCCCTCGGCCGACGCCTGGGACACCCTGCGCCGTGGCTTCGCGCTCTCCCACGAGACCGACAATCCGCGCGTGGCGCGCTGGCTCGAGTGGTACCGCCAGCACCCGCACCACGTCGAGCTGGTCGCCGAACAGGCCCGCCCTTGGCTGCACTGGGTGACCCAGCGGCTCGCCGCCAACCATCTGCCCACCGAGATCGCCCTGCTGCCGTTCATCGAGAGCGGCTACAATCCGACCGCCACCAATCCCGGCGGCGCCACCGGGCTGTGGCAGTTCATGCCCGCCACCGGCGATGCCATGGGGCTCTCGCGCACTGCCTGGTACGACGGCCGGCGCGATGTGGTCGCCGCCACCGACGCCGCCATGCGCTATCTGCGTCAGCTTGCCGATCGCTGGTATGACGGCGATCTGCTGCTGGCACTGGCCGCTTACAACGCCGGTGCCGGCACCGTCAACGCGGCACGCGACGCCGCCGCCAACCGCGGCGAGCCAATCGACTACTGGCACCTGCGTCTGCCGAACGAGACCATGAATTACATTCCGCGGCTGCTGGCCCTGGCAGAGGTGATCGCCCGGCCCGCTGACTACGATGTCGCGCTACCGTCGATCCCCGACCGCACGCCGTTCGTCAAAGTCGCCACCGACGGCCCGCTGACGCTCTCCATGGCCGCCGAACTCTCGGGGGTCGACCCGCACACCCTGCGCCAGCTCAATCCCGGCTTCAAGCGCGCCTCGACCCGGCCCCGCGAGGATGCCAGCATCCTGGTGCCGGTGGCGGCCAAAAAGCGCTTCCTGGCCAATCTCGCCAGCCTGCCGGCGTCCGAGCGCACGGTGCTCGACCGCTATGTGGTCAAGCGTGGCGATACTCTGTCCGGCATTGCCGCGCGTTTTGCCACCAGTGTCGGCGACATTCGGCGCGAGAACGGGCTCCACGGGAACACCATCCGTATCGGCCAGGCGCTCTCGGTGCCGGCCCGCGCGCTCGCGAACAATTCGCGCTGA
- the dnaQ gene encoding DNA polymerase III subunit epsilon — MRQIVMDTETTGIDPREGHRIIEIGGIELINRRFTGRTYHQYVNPERHIEAEAIEIHGITNERVANEPVFAQIADELWEFMRGAQLVIHNAPFDVGFFDHEFRLLKAARGEPVLGPVAEHCSVLDTLKMARQMHPGQRNSLDALCKRYDIDNGQRVLHGALLDSEILAEVYLAMTGGQTALSLAGSEENESRNESGAGAHLQLDRAATPLVVAQPSDAEWEAHRERLAQIRQAAGQCRWDALNGDGAAS; from the coding sequence ATGCGCCAAATCGTCATGGATACGGAAACCACCGGGATCGACCCGCGCGAAGGGCATCGCATCATCGAGATCGGTGGGATCGAGCTGATCAACCGCCGCTTCACCGGCCGCACCTATCATCAGTACGTCAACCCCGAGCGCCATATCGAGGCCGAGGCGATCGAGATTCACGGGATCACCAACGAGCGGGTGGCCAACGAGCCTGTGTTTGCGCAGATCGCGGATGAGCTGTGGGAGTTCATGCGTGGCGCCCAGCTGGTGATCCACAACGCGCCGTTCGACGTCGGCTTCTTCGACCATGAGTTTCGCCTGCTCAAGGCCGCCCGCGGCGAGCCGGTGCTGGGACCGGTAGCCGAGCACTGCAGCGTGCTCGACACCCTCAAGATGGCGCGACAGATGCACCCGGGGCAGCGCAACAGCCTGGATGCGTTGTGCAAGCGCTACGATATCGACAATGGCCAGCGCGTGCTGCACGGCGCCTTGCTCGACTCGGAGATCCTGGCCGAGGTCTACCTGGCCATGACCGGTGGCCAGACGGCGCTGTCGCTGGCCGGTAGCGAAGAGAACGAGAGCCGCAACGAGAGCGGCGCCGGTGCCCATCTCCAGCTCGATCGGGCGGCCACGCCGCTGGTCGTGGCGCAGCCCAGCGATGCCGAATGGGAGGCGCACCGCGAGCGCCTGGCGCAGATCCGCCAAGCCGCCGGTCAGTGTCGCTGGGACGCGCTGAACGGTGATGGGGCCGCCTCCTGA
- a CDS encoding SCP2 sterol-binding domain-containing protein, with amino-acid sequence MDDDQLIAKLQHRFDPAAAGDLNATYQFLLHDADDHHLVIEGGSLSIHAGHHTAPDVTIESDTATLIALIKKELNAMQALLGGRVKVKGDIGLAARLPKLFGKRND; translated from the coding sequence ATGGATGACGACCAGCTGATCGCCAAGCTACAACACCGCTTCGACCCCGCGGCCGCAGGCGATCTCAACGCGACCTACCAGTTCCTGCTGCACGACGCCGACGATCATCATCTGGTGATCGAAGGTGGCAGCCTCAGCATCCACGCTGGTCACCACACGGCACCCGATGTGACCATCGAGAGTGATACCGCCACCCTCATCGCCCTGATCAAAAAAGAGCTCAATGCCATGCAGGCGTTGCTCGGTGGCCGGGTCAAGGTCAAGGGCGATATTGGCCTGGCGGCACGTCTGCCCAAGCTGTTCGGCAAGCGCAACGACTAG
- a CDS encoding extracellular solute-binding protein — protein sequence MQGERLRGGGWRGVLALGVALMLMATSGVADTTPVPTVHALALYDDPALPANFDHLPYANPDAPKGGTLRRAANGSFDSTNPFIIQGTPASGLEQIYDTLMASSADEPFTMYGLLAAGVRLDPDRHWIEFDLRPQARFHDGTPVTAADVVFSFRLLRDKGSPFYRAYYASVDSVTALGTHRVRFDFPDNDSRELPLILGQLPVLPEHYWQGRDFTRPTLDKLLGSGPYAIADVDPGRRIVYRRVDDYWGRDLPINRGRYNIDRLVYDYFRDQSVALEAFLAGALDLRLESSAKNWATAYDTPAVADGAIRRVVVPDGQPAGMQGYIINTRRPALSDTRVRHALNLAFDFDWLNQHIFYGAYRRTQSYFQNSEMAASGLPGPAELKLLAPYRDQLPAAVFDQPLPIPQPEELRPRLRQALELLREAGYEVRDGVMVERQSGRPLTLEFLLYDSQFERITQPFVHNLARLGIQSRIRVVDVNQYLSRLRQFQFDLIVGSYPQSANPGNEQRDFWTSAYAETPQSRNLAGVSDPVVDALVDDLIRADSRSALDTAARALDRVLRWGFYVVPQWNFDGTRVALWNKFGYPQPFPRYTPDFSVWWVDPNRAPAITARQRGQE from the coding sequence ATGCAAGGGGAGCGGCTGCGAGGCGGGGGCTGGAGAGGTGTCCTGGCGCTGGGCGTGGCACTGATGCTGATGGCGACCAGTGGCGTGGCCGACACCACGCCGGTGCCCACGGTGCATGCGCTGGCGCTCTACGACGATCCCGCACTGCCGGCGAACTTCGACCACCTGCCCTACGCCAACCCCGACGCCCCCAAGGGCGGCACCCTGCGCCGCGCCGCCAACGGCAGCTTCGACTCGACCAATCCGTTCATCATCCAGGGCACCCCCGCCAGCGGGCTCGAGCAGATCTACGATACCTTGATGGCCTCCAGCGCCGATGAGCCCTTCACCATGTACGGGCTACTCGCCGCCGGGGTGCGACTCGATCCCGACCGCCACTGGATCGAGTTCGATCTGCGCCCGCAGGCGCGCTTCCACGACGGCACCCCGGTCACCGCCGCCGACGTGGTGTTCAGCTTTCGCCTGCTGCGCGACAAGGGCTCGCCCTTTTACCGCGCCTACTATGCCAGTGTCGATTCGGTCACCGCACTCGGCACCCATCGGGTGCGCTTCGACTTCCCCGACAACGACTCCCGCGAACTGCCGCTGATCCTGGGCCAGCTGCCGGTGCTGCCCGAGCACTACTGGCAGGGGCGCGATTTCACCCGCCCGACCCTCGACAAGCTGCTCGGCTCCGGTCCCTACGCCATCGCCGATGTCGACCCCGGCAGGCGTATCGTCTATCGCCGGGTCGACGACTACTGGGGGCGCGATCTGCCGATCAACCGCGGCCGCTACAATATCGATCGACTGGTCTACGACTACTTCCGCGATCAGTCGGTGGCGCTGGAAGCCTTTCTCGCCGGCGCGCTCGACCTGCGCCTGGAGAGCAGCGCCAAGAACTGGGCAACCGCCTACGACACCCCGGCAGTGGCAGACGGGGCGATCCGCCGGGTGGTCGTCCCCGACGGACAGCCCGCCGGCATGCAGGGCTATATCATCAATACCCGCCGCCCGGCGCTTTCCGACACCCGCGTACGCCATGCGCTCAATCTGGCCTTCGACTTCGACTGGCTCAACCAGCACATCTTCTATGGCGCCTATCGCCGCACCCAGAGCTATTTCCAGAACTCCGAGATGGCCGCCAGCGGCCTGCCCGGCCCGGCGGAGCTGAAACTGCTAGCGCCCTACCGCGACCAGCTTCCGGCGGCGGTATTCGACCAACCGCTGCCCATCCCCCAGCCCGAGGAGTTGCGCCCGCGCCTGCGCCAGGCCCTCGAGCTGCTGCGTGAGGCGGGCTACGAAGTGCGCGACGGAGTCATGGTCGAGCGCCAGAGCGGGCGTCCGCTGACGCTGGAGTTCCTGCTCTACGACAGCCAGTTCGAGCGCATCACCCAGCCCTTCGTGCACAACCTGGCCCGGCTCGGCATTCAGAGCCGCATCCGCGTGGTCGACGTCAACCAGTATCTGAGCCGGCTGCGCCAGTTCCAGTTCGACCTGATCGTCGGCAGCTACCCGCAGTCGGCCAATCCGGGCAACGAGCAGCGTGACTTCTGGACCAGTGCCTACGCCGAGACCCCGCAGAGCCGCAACCTTGCCGGCGTCAGCGATCCGGTGGTCGATGCACTGGTCGACGATCTGATCCGGGCCGACAGCCGCAGCGCACTGGACACCGCCGCCCGCGCCCTCGACCGGGTCTTGCGCTGGGGCTTCTATGTGGTGCCGCAGTGGAACTTCGACGGCACCCGGGTGGCACTGTGGAACAAGTTCGGCTACCCGCAGCCGTTCCCGCGCTACACTCCGGACTTCAGCGTGTGGTGGGTCGACCCGAACCGCGCCCCGGCGATCACCGCGCGTCAGCGCGGGCAGGAGTGA
- the gloB gene encoding hydroxyacylglutathione hydrolase — translation MLSVKPIPALNDNYIWLLRQDTTDAVAVVDPGDAAPVIDWLEREQLRLESILITHHHHDHTGGLRELIERYAPQVYGPENPRIEGIGQHLGEGDECRILGRRFEVSSVPGHTLDHIAFYAPGTPGLLFAGDTLFSAGCGRLFEGSPEQMRHSLAKFDALPDDTLVFPAHEYTLANLAFASAAEPDNAARDAYRQECEQARRLERPTLPTTLGRERQINPFLRLDQPALRQTLSEQGPSASAAEAFATLRGWKDRF, via the coding sequence ATGCTGAGCGTGAAGCCGATTCCCGCGCTGAATGACAACTATATCTGGCTCCTGCGTCAGGACACCACCGATGCCGTTGCCGTGGTCGATCCGGGCGACGCGGCGCCGGTGATCGACTGGCTCGAGCGCGAACAGCTGCGCCTCGAAAGCATCTTGATCACTCATCACCATCATGATCACACCGGCGGTCTGCGTGAGCTGATCGAGCGCTACGCGCCGCAGGTCTATGGGCCCGAGAATCCGCGCATCGAAGGTATCGGCCAGCACCTCGGCGAGGGCGACGAGTGTCGCATACTGGGGCGCCGCTTCGAGGTCTCGAGCGTCCCCGGACACACCCTCGACCATATCGCCTTCTACGCTCCCGGCACGCCGGGGCTGCTGTTCGCCGGCGACACGCTCTTCTCTGCCGGCTGCGGGCGCCTATTCGAAGGTTCACCGGAGCAGATGCGCCACTCCCTGGCCAAGTTCGATGCCCTGCCCGACGACACCCTGGTGTTCCCGGCGCATGAGTACACCTTGGCCAATCTCGCCTTCGCCAGCGCCGCCGAGCCTGACAATGCTGCCCGTGACGCCTACCGCCAGGAGTGCGAGCAGGCGCGCCGGCTGGAACGCCCGACGCTGCCCACCACGCTGGGCCGCGAACGCCAGATCAATCCATTCCTGCGCCTCGACCAGCCCGCGCTGCGCCAGACGCTGAGCGAGCAAGGCCCCAGCGCCAGCGCGGCAGAGGCCTTCGCCACGCTGCGCGGCTGGAAGGATCGTTTTTGA
- the rnhA gene encoding ribonuclease HI has protein sequence MPASSSSASAADATSQANPPQVTIYTDGGCRGNPGPGGWGAMLVSGQHQKSLKGGERHTTNNRMELMAAIQALRALDRPCQVALWTDSQYLRKGITEWIHGWQKRGWKTASKEPVKNAELWRELLAETQRHRIEWHWVKGHSGHPGNEAADRLVNEAIDAVIAGD, from the coding sequence TTGCCAGCTTCCTCTTCATCTGCCTCCGCCGCTGACGCCACGTCTCAGGCCAATCCGCCTCAGGTCACCATCTACACCGACGGCGGTTGCCGCGGTAACCCCGGCCCCGGCGGCTGGGGGGCGATGCTGGTCTCGGGCCAGCACCAGAAGTCACTCAAGGGCGGCGAGCGTCATACCACCAACAACCGCATGGAGCTGATGGCGGCGATCCAGGCGCTGCGGGCCCTCGACCGCCCCTGTCAGGTGGCGCTGTGGACCGACTCCCAGTATCTGCGCAAGGGAATCACCGAGTGGATTCACGGCTGGCAGAAGCGTGGCTGGAAGACCGCCTCCAAAGAGCCGGTGAAGAATGCCGAGCTGTGGCGTGAACTGCTGGCGGAGACCCAGCGGCATCGCATCGAGTGGCACTGGGTCAAGGGCCACAGTGGCCACCCCGGTAACGAGGCGGCCGACCGGCTGGTCAACGAGGCGATCGACGCGGTGATCGCTGGCGACTGA
- a CDS encoding ABC transporter permease, with protein sequence MSDVTPPVNAEAPSTERRHRRRLSPIARRRLQIFRASRRARVSLWLFTILFVVSLGAELIANDKPLVMQYQGHWYVPLLVDYPETAFGGFLPTTTDYRDPFVREQIERHGWALWPPVPFSYQTLDRDIQGPVPSPPSLRHWLGTDDQGRDVFARVLYGFRLSVAFALALTVGSIVLGVLIGGVQGYYGGKVDLFGQRLIEIWSGLPVLFLLIILASLVEPNVWWLLGIMLLFSWLGLVDIVRAEFLRARNLEYVRAARALGLPSRLIMWRHVLPNAMVATLTFIPFLFTGAITTLTALDFLGFGLPPGSPSLGELVAQGKNNLQAPWLGITAFLSLSVMLSLLVFIGEGLRDAFDPRHIVTAATPAAAGATESTRALP encoded by the coding sequence ATGAGCGACGTGACCCCACCCGTGAACGCCGAGGCACCATCGACCGAGCGCCGCCACCGCCGCCGTCTCTCCCCCATCGCACGCCGGCGTCTGCAGATCTTCCGCGCCAGTCGTCGCGCACGCGTCTCACTATGGCTGTTCACCATCCTGTTCGTGGTCAGCCTGGGCGCCGAGCTGATCGCCAACGACAAACCGCTGGTGATGCAGTACCAGGGCCATTGGTACGTGCCGCTGCTGGTGGACTATCCGGAGACCGCGTTCGGCGGCTTCCTGCCCACCACCACCGACTATCGCGATCCCTTCGTGCGCGAGCAGATCGAGCGTCACGGCTGGGCGCTGTGGCCACCGGTACCGTTCTCCTACCAGACCCTGGATCGCGACATCCAGGGCCCGGTGCCTTCGCCGCCCAGCCTGCGCCACTGGCTCGGCACCGACGACCAGGGCCGCGATGTCTTCGCCCGCGTGCTCTACGGCTTCCGTCTCTCGGTCGCCTTCGCCCTCGCCCTCACCGTCGGCTCGATCGTGCTCGGGGTGCTGATCGGTGGAGTGCAGGGCTACTACGGCGGTAAGGTCGACCTGTTCGGTCAGCGGCTGATCGAAATCTGGTCGGGTCTGCCGGTGCTGTTCCTGCTGATCATCCTGGCCAGTCTGGTCGAGCCCAACGTCTGGTGGCTGCTGGGCATCATGCTGCTGTTCTCGTGGCTGGGGCTGGTCGATATCGTGCGCGCCGAGTTCCTGCGCGCGCGCAACCTGGAGTACGTGCGCGCGGCACGGGCTCTGGGCCTGCCCTCACGGCTGATCATGTGGCGCCACGTACTGCCCAACGCCATGGTCGCCACCCTCACCTTCATCCCATTTCTGTTCACCGGTGCCATCACCACCCTGACCGCGCTGGATTTCCTCGGTTTCGGCCTGCCGCCCGGTTCGCCGTCGCTGGGGGAGCTGGTAGCCCAGGGCAAGAACAATCTGCAGGCACCGTGGCTTGGCATCACCGCCTTTCTTTCGCTCAGCGTGATGCTGTCACTGCTGGTGTTCATTGGCGAGGGGCTGCGCGACGCCTTCGACCCGCGTCACATCGTCACCGCCGCCACGCCAGCCGCCGCCGGTGCAACCGAGAGTACGAGGGCCTTGCCATGA